In Crassostrea angulata isolate pt1a10 chromosome 6, ASM2561291v2, whole genome shotgun sequence, a genomic segment contains:
- the LOC128188980 gene encoding uncharacterized protein LOC128188980: MICLLFLALVPAVLGHGYLQEPPSRSSMWRFGFNTPHNYNDNQLFCGGFDRQWNKNGGKCGICGDPWDGVRENEAGGRYATGIISRRYTEGQIIDVKVKITASHMGYFEFRLCPNNNVHKPATQACLDQYVLHQPSGSIRFLEQGRPQTYSIKVKLPKGLTCTQCVLQWKYNAGNSFGTAPNGQVCKGCGPQEQFYGCADVAINPATSGAHQAGSYLPYVPQGAVARPQLPVGGSSVTCTATTAFRRISPWSADSWCVSNCRMGNCPPMYCNTPCQSLRVFG, translated from the exons ATGATCTGTCTTCTTTTCCTGGCATTAGTCCCCGCAGTCCTGGGGCACGGCTATTTACAGGAACCACCCTCCCGCTCTAGCATGTGGAGATTCGGGTTCAACACGCCTCACAACTACAATGATAATCAACTCTTTTGTGGGGGATTTGAT AGACAGTGGAATAAAAACGGCGGAAAATGTGGTATTTGCGGGGACCCTTGGGATGGAGTGCGTGAAAACGAGGCTGGTGGACGCTATGCAACAGGAATTATTAGCAGGAGATACACAGAGGGACAAATAATTGAT gTTAAAGTGAAAATTACCGCATCTCATATGGGCTATTTTGAATTCCGTTTATGTCCGAACAACAACGTTCACAAACCCGCCACACAGGCCTGTCTAGATCAGTACGTACTTCACCAGCCATCTGGGAGTATTCGATTTCTTGAGCAGGGTCGTCCGCAGACTTACTCAATTAAAGTAAAGCTTCCAAAGGGATTGACTTGTACACAGTGTGTTCTGCAATGGAAATATAACGCTg GTAACAGCTTTGGAACTGCCCCGAATGGTCAAGTCTGCAAAGGATGTGGTCCACAGGAACAGTTCTACGGCTGCGCAGACGTAGCCATCAACCCAGCCACTAGTGGTGCTCACCAGGCCGGAAGTTATCTCCCGTACGTTCCCCAGGGAGCGGTGGCTCGCCCTCAGCTTCCGGTGGGTGGGAGTTCGGTCACCTGCACAGCCACGACGGCCTTCAGAAGAATCAGTCCTTGGAGTGCCGACAGCTGGTGTGTCTCTAACTGCCGCATGGGAAACTGTCCGCCAATGTATTGTAACACGCCGTGCCAGAGTCTGCGCGTGTTCGGGTAG
- the LOC128188707 gene encoding uncharacterized protein LOC128188707 isoform X1 — protein sequence MMSVLLFVAGLFPAVLGHGYLQEPPSRSSMWRFGYNTPHNYNDNQLFCGGFQRQWDRNGGKCGICGDPWDGVRENEAGGRYATGIISRKYKEGQIIDVQVKITASHFGYFEFRLCPNNNVHKPATQACLDQYLLHQPSGSVRFLEQGRPQTYAIKLKLPKGLTCTQCVLQWKYNAGNSYGMSNDGRNCKGCGKQEQFYGCADVAISPADNGSQGNGSPRPNLVQEQIVESRPQLIPTFVNGDGATCRGVQAFRFINSFADSWCQSNCRQGYCPMIYCTPACQKLTVYG from the exons ATGATGTCCGTCCTCTTGTTCGTCGCCGGCCTTTTCCCCGCGGTCCTGGGGCACGGCTATTTACAGGAACCACCCTCCCGCTCTAGCATGTGGAGATTCGGGTACAACACGCCCCACAACTACAATGATAACCAACTTTTCTGTGGGGGATTTCAA agacaATGGGATAGAAATGGCGGGAAGTGCGGAATCTGTGGCGATCCTTGGGACGGAGTTCGTGAAAACGAGGCTGGTGGACGTTATGCAACGGGGATAATAAGCAGGAAATATAAAGAGGGACAAATAATTGAT GTGCAGGTGAAAATAACGGCATCTCATTTTGGATATTTTGAATTCCGTTTATGTCCGAACAACAACGTTCACAAACCCGCCACGCAGGCCTGTCTAGATCAGTACTTACTTCACCAACCATCTGGGAGTGTTCGATTTCTCGAGCAGGGGCGTCCGCAGACTTACGCAATAAAACTGAAGCTTCCAAAAGGATTAACTTGTACACAGTGTGTTTTGCAGTGGAAATATAACGCTG GAAACAGTTATGGAATGTCCAATGACGGTCGGAATTGCAAAGGATGTGGCAAACAGGAACAGTTCTACGGCTGCGCAGACGTAGCCATCAGCCCCGCCGACAATGGATCCCAAGGTAACGGAAGTCCTCGTCCAAATCTCGTACAGGAACAGATTGTAGAATCTCGCCCTCAGCTCATTCCTACCTTCGTGAATGGGGATGGGGCAACTTGTCGCGGGGTCCAAGCCTTCAGATTCATAAACAGTTTTGCTGATAGTTGGTGCCAATCAAATTGCCGACAAGGCTACTGTCCTATGATATACTGTACGCCTGCGTGTCAAAAACTTACTGTTTATGGTTAA
- the LOC128188707 gene encoding uncharacterized protein LOC128188707 isoform X2, with product MMSVLLFVAGLFPAVLGHGYLQEPPSRSSMWRFGYNTPHNYNDNQLFCGGFQRQWDRNGGKCGICGDPWDGVRENEAGGRYATGIISRKYKEGQIIDVQVKITASHFGYFEFRLCPNNNVHKPATQACLDQYLLHQPSGSVRFLEQGRPQTYAIKLKLPKGLTCTQCVLQWKYNAGNSYGMSNDGRNCKGCGKQEQFYGCADVAISPADNGSQANSIACMCHSKLHKLFSLLFINLLTVLFVY from the exons ATGATGTCCGTCCTCTTGTTCGTCGCCGGCCTTTTCCCCGCGGTCCTGGGGCACGGCTATTTACAGGAACCACCCTCCCGCTCTAGCATGTGGAGATTCGGGTACAACACGCCCCACAACTACAATGATAACCAACTTTTCTGTGGGGGATTTCAA agacaATGGGATAGAAATGGCGGGAAGTGCGGAATCTGTGGCGATCCTTGGGACGGAGTTCGTGAAAACGAGGCTGGTGGACGTTATGCAACGGGGATAATAAGCAGGAAATATAAAGAGGGACAAATAATTGAT GTGCAGGTGAAAATAACGGCATCTCATTTTGGATATTTTGAATTCCGTTTATGTCCGAACAACAACGTTCACAAACCCGCCACGCAGGCCTGTCTAGATCAGTACTTACTTCACCAACCATCTGGGAGTGTTCGATTTCTCGAGCAGGGGCGTCCGCAGACTTACGCAATAAAACTGAAGCTTCCAAAAGGATTAACTTGTACACAGTGTGTTTTGCAGTGGAAATATAACGCTG GAAACAGTTATGGAATGTCCAATGACGGTCGGAATTGCAAAGGATGTGGCAAACAGGAACAGTTCTACGGCTGCGCAGACGTAGCCATCAGCCCCGCCGACAATGGATCCCAAG cTAATTCCATTGCCTGCATGTGTCATTCAAAGCTTCACAAACTGTTTTctttgttatttattaatttattgacTGTTTTGTTCGTGTACTAA